Proteins from a single region of Cupriavidus sp. MP-37:
- a CDS encoding LysR family transcriptional regulator → MPMKLHQIQALVAVADAGSIRAAARLMGLSQAALTKALRELEAEAGLPLLSRTASGVALTEAGQRMLGHARLVVGQLARASEELATLRGEGVGRVSLSVTPWVMLTFLPRVLLRFRERMPGVQVEIFEGLTAVALPRLREGTLDFAVGPFTAAMSTQEFECEPLLAYRSGVIARRGHPCAQARSLHELLEQDWVVNYTAASYDPFMRNLFWQHEARIDPARLHCAHSTALLLELVRHAGMISYCPLPLLLAEPMRGWVQALSLAEQFETSRLGIITRHNAVRSPAAQCFTDCLLDEIRRRARSAAQRDIELFDALEVLY, encoded by the coding sequence ATGCCGATGAAACTGCACCAGATCCAGGCCCTTGTCGCGGTGGCCGATGCCGGCAGCATCCGCGCCGCTGCGCGGCTGATGGGGCTGTCACAGGCGGCATTGACCAAGGCGCTGCGCGAGCTGGAAGCCGAAGCGGGCCTGCCGTTGCTGTCGCGCACCGCCAGCGGCGTGGCGCTGACCGAAGCGGGGCAGCGCATGCTGGGCCATGCCAGGCTGGTGGTCGGGCAACTCGCCCGCGCCAGTGAAGAACTGGCTACGCTGCGGGGCGAAGGCGTGGGCCGGGTAAGCCTGAGCGTCACGCCGTGGGTCATGCTGACGTTCCTGCCGCGCGTGCTGCTGCGCTTTCGCGAGCGCATGCCCGGCGTGCAGGTGGAGATCTTTGAAGGTTTGACCGCTGTGGCCTTGCCGCGCCTGCGCGAAGGCACCCTGGACTTCGCGGTGGGGCCCTTCACGGCGGCGATGTCCACGCAGGAATTCGAATGCGAGCCGTTGCTTGCCTATCGCTCGGGCGTCATCGCGCGGCGCGGACATCCCTGCGCGCAGGCGCGCTCGCTGCACGAGTTGCTGGAACAGGACTGGGTCGTGAACTACACCGCGGCCAGCTACGACCCCTTCATGCGCAACCTGTTCTGGCAGCATGAGGCGCGCATCGACCCGGCACGCCTGCATTGCGCGCACTCGACCGCATTGCTGCTCGAGTTGGTCCGCCATGCCGGCATGATCAGCTATTGCCCGCTGCCGCTGCTGTTGGCCGAGCCGATGCGGGGCTGGGTCCAGGCGCTGTCACTAGCCGAGCAGTTCGAGACCAGCCGGCTTGGCATCATTACGCGCCATAACGCCGTGCGCAGCCCCGCGGCGCAATGCTTTACCGACTGCCTGCTCGACGAAATCCGGCGCCGCGCGCGTTCGGCGGCGCAGAGGGACATCGAATTGTTCGACGCGCTGGAAGTCCTGTACTGA
- a CDS encoding aspartate aminotransferase family protein encodes MTHVFHRNPRQQLPVAVAGQGIELIDSTGQRYLDASGGAAVSCLGHGHPRVIEAIKAQLDTIAYAHTSFFTTEVSETLAETLAQAAPGDLDHVYFVSGGSEAVESALKLARQYFVEVGQPARRHFIARRQSYHGNTLGALAIGGNAWRREPFLPLLVPAHHVSPCYAYRDQLAGETDAQYAQRLADELEAKILALGPETVAAFVAETVVGATAGAVPPVGDYLKRIRAVCDKYGVLLILDEVMSGMGRTGYLFACEEDGVVPDIVTIAKGLGAGYQPIGAMLSTRRIYDAIVGGSGFFQHGHTYIGHATACAAALAVQRTIAEDKLLANVLARGEQLRSRLREALGEHPNLGDVRGRGLFVGVEFVADRDSKATLDPALKTHARLKTAAMQNGLLVYPMGGTVDGVHGDHVLFAPPFICTPRDIDNIVERFVAAVEAVLPASVAA; translated from the coding sequence ATGACCCACGTATTCCATCGCAATCCGCGCCAGCAGTTGCCCGTTGCCGTTGCCGGGCAGGGCATCGAACTGATCGACAGCACCGGCCAGCGCTACCTGGACGCCTCCGGCGGCGCCGCCGTGTCGTGCCTCGGACACGGCCATCCGCGCGTGATCGAGGCGATCAAGGCGCAGCTCGACACCATCGCCTACGCGCACACCTCGTTCTTCACCACCGAGGTGTCGGAAACGCTCGCCGAAACCCTGGCGCAGGCCGCACCCGGCGATCTCGATCACGTCTACTTCGTCTCGGGCGGCTCCGAGGCGGTGGAATCGGCGCTGAAGCTGGCGCGCCAGTATTTCGTCGAGGTGGGGCAGCCGGCGCGCCGCCACTTTATCGCGCGCCGCCAGAGCTACCACGGCAATACGCTGGGCGCGCTGGCCATCGGCGGCAACGCCTGGCGGCGCGAGCCGTTCCTGCCGCTGCTGGTGCCGGCGCACCACGTGTCGCCGTGCTATGCGTACCGCGACCAGCTGGCGGGCGAGACCGACGCGCAATACGCGCAGCGCCTGGCCGACGAACTGGAAGCGAAGATCCTGGCCCTAGGCCCGGAGACCGTGGCCGCATTCGTCGCCGAAACCGTGGTGGGCGCCACCGCCGGCGCGGTGCCGCCGGTGGGCGATTACCTGAAGCGCATCCGCGCCGTATGCGACAAGTACGGCGTATTGCTGATCCTTGATGAAGTGATGTCAGGCATGGGCCGCACCGGCTACCTGTTCGCGTGCGAAGAGGACGGCGTGGTGCCGGACATCGTCACCATCGCCAAGGGCCTGGGCGCCGGCTACCAGCCCATCGGCGCGATGCTGTCGACGCGCCGGATCTATGACGCCATTGTCGGCGGCAGCGGCTTCTTCCAGCACGGTCACACCTATATCGGCCATGCCACGGCCTGCGCGGCGGCCCTGGCAGTGCAGCGCACCATCGCCGAGGACAAGCTGCTGGCCAACGTGCTGGCCCGCGGCGAGCAGCTGCGCAGCCGCCTGCGCGAGGCCCTGGGCGAGCACCCCAACCTGGGCGACGTGCGCGGCCGCGGCCTGTTCGTCGGCGTGGAATTTGTCGCCGACCGCGACAGCAAGGCTACGCTCGATCCCGCGCTGAAGACGCATGCGCGGCTGAAAACCGCGGCGATGCAGAATGGGCTGCTGGTTTATCCGATGGGCGGCACGGTCGACGGTGTGCATGGCGACCACGTGCTGTTCGCGCCGCCGTTTATTTGTACGCCACGAGATATCGACAACATCGTCGAGCGTTTTGTCGCGGCGGTGGAGGCGGTGCTGCCGGCGAGCGTTGCGGCCTGA
- a CDS encoding flavodoxin family protein: MTTASTRVAIVYHSGYGHTARQAQAVARGAGSVAGAESLLIPVEDIDQHWDTLEQVDAIIFGAPTYMGSASAQFKGFMDATSRNVFAKGGKWANKVAAGFTNAASRSGDKLATLQQIAIFAAQHGMHWVNLGLPPGHNNSKSTEDSLNRHGFFLGAAAQSDADVSAEVAPPPADLRTAEHLGARVAEVAQQLVAGRQALAALKQAA, translated from the coding sequence ATGACCACCGCCTCCACCCGCGTTGCCATCGTCTACCACAGCGGCTACGGCCACACCGCCAGGCAGGCGCAGGCCGTGGCGCGCGGCGCCGGCAGTGTGGCGGGCGCCGAAAGCCTGCTGATCCCGGTCGAAGACATCGACCAGCACTGGGATACCCTGGAGCAGGTCGATGCCATCATCTTCGGCGCGCCGACCTACATGGGCAGCGCCTCGGCCCAGTTCAAGGGCTTTATGGACGCGACCTCGCGCAACGTGTTCGCCAAGGGCGGCAAGTGGGCCAACAAGGTCGCCGCCGGCTTTACCAACGCGGCCTCGCGCTCGGGCGACAAGCTGGCCACGCTGCAGCAGATCGCCATCTTCGCGGCGCAGCACGGCATGCACTGGGTCAACTTGGGCCTGCCGCCGGGCCACAACAACTCGAAGTCGACCGAGGATTCGCTGAACCGCCACGGGTTCTTCCTCGGCGCGGCCGCGCAGTCGGATGCGGATGTCAGCGCCGAAGTCGCGCCGCCGCCGGCCGACCTGCGTACCGCCGAACACCTGGGCGCGCGCGTGGCCGAAGTGGCGCAGCAGCTGGTGGCGGGCCGGCAGGCGCTGGCGGCGCTGAAGCAAGCGGCCTGA
- a CDS encoding M20 aminoacylase family protein has protein sequence MVELRRRIHAHPELGFEEFATSDLVAECLQAWGYAVHRGLGGTGVVGTLRHGEGRAIGLRADMDALPIQETTGLPYASKLDGKMHACGHDGHTATLLAAARYLAEHRPFRGTLHVIFQPAEEGMGGAREMIRDGLFRLFPCDAVFALHNMPGHPTGKFGFLGGPFMASSDTVTIRVSGRGGHGAVPHRAVDPVVACASMVMALQSVVARNVNPLDMAIVTVGSIEAGKAPNVIPESAELRLSVRALTAEVRDLLQARITALAHAQAESFGATAEVRYERRYPVLVNDPATTEMAREVARDWLGEDGLIEDMVPLTGSEDFSFMLEACPGCYLIVGNGDGEGGCMVHNPGYDFNDACLPLAATYWVKLVERYLG, from the coding sequence ATGGTGGAACTGCGCCGCCGCATCCACGCCCATCCCGAACTCGGCTTCGAGGAATTCGCCACCAGCGACCTCGTGGCGGAATGCCTGCAGGCCTGGGGCTATGCCGTGCATCGCGGCCTGGGGGGCACAGGCGTAGTCGGCACGCTGCGTCATGGCGAAGGCCGCGCCATCGGCTTGCGCGCCGACATGGATGCCTTGCCGATCCAGGAAACCACGGGCCTGCCGTATGCCAGCAAGCTCGACGGCAAGATGCATGCGTGCGGCCATGACGGCCATACCGCCACGCTGCTGGCCGCCGCCCGCTACCTTGCCGAACACAGGCCCTTCCGCGGCACGCTGCATGTCATCTTCCAGCCGGCCGAGGAAGGCATGGGCGGTGCCCGCGAAATGATCCGTGACGGCCTGTTTCGCCTGTTCCCGTGCGATGCGGTCTTCGCGCTGCACAACATGCCCGGCCATCCCACCGGCAAGTTCGGCTTCCTGGGCGGACCCTTCATGGCGTCGTCCGATACCGTCACGATCCGCGTCAGCGGGCGCGGCGGCCATGGCGCGGTGCCGCACCGGGCGGTCGATCCGGTGGTGGCGTGCGCATCGATGGTGATGGCCTTGCAGTCCGTGGTGGCGCGCAACGTGAATCCGCTCGACATGGCGATCGTCACGGTAGGTTCGATCGAAGCCGGCAAGGCGCCCAACGTGATTCCGGAGAGCGCCGAGCTGCGCCTGTCGGTGCGCGCGCTGACGGCCGAGGTGCGCGACCTGCTGCAGGCACGCATCACGGCGCTGGCCCATGCGCAGGCCGAGAGCTTCGGCGCCACCGCCGAAGTGCGCTACGAGCGCCGCTACCCCGTGCTGGTCAACGACCCGGCCACCACCGAGATGGCACGCGAGGTCGCACGCGACTGGCTCGGCGAGGACGGCCTGATCGAAGACATGGTGCCGCTGACTGGCAGCGAGGACTTCTCTTTCATGCTGGAAGCGTGCCCGGGCTGCTATCTGATCGTCGGCAACGGCGACGGCGAGGGCGGCTGCATGGTCCACAACCCGGGCTATGACTTCAACGACGCCTGCCTGCCGCTCGCGGCCACCTACTGGGTAAAGCTGGTCGAGCGCTACCTGGGCTGA
- a CDS encoding MFS transporter: protein MSTPLPAQPLDGAFAAPVTRAAPRRRVIAAITIGNGLEFYDFTVYSFFAVLIGKLFFPVSGGIGQLMLSLATFGVGFVARPLGGLLIGLYADRVGRKPAMALTLWLMGLGSLLFVVSPTYAQAGMAAPLLIMLARLLQGFALGGEVGASTALLMEYADDHSRGYYGSWQLFSQGVSVLLGALVGLSLTNGLSPDALQSWGWRVPFAIGILVIPLGLYIRRHLEETAEAPPAGKAGHERAGLVEIFRAHGRVVVAGVLVTIGGTSATYIVLHYMTSYAVTMLKIPLGLSMAAGCVAALVQVALSAQAGRLSDRIGRKPAILWSRLAMLALVYPAFMLLNARPSLGMLLAVVAVLALLLVLNSVPSVVLITELFPRRIRASGLSVVYCIGVLIFGGFAQLIATWLIELTGNASAPALYVIGCGLISLVGLAMVPETAGKRLD from the coding sequence ATGTCGACACCTCTTCCCGCGCAGCCGCTGGACGGCGCCTTCGCCGCGCCGGTCACGCGCGCAGCGCCCCGTCGCCGCGTGATTGCCGCCATTACCATCGGCAATGGCCTCGAGTTCTACGATTTCACGGTCTACAGCTTCTTTGCCGTGCTGATCGGCAAGCTGTTCTTTCCGGTTTCCGGCGGCATTGGGCAATTGATGCTGTCACTGGCGACCTTTGGCGTGGGCTTTGTCGCGCGCCCGCTCGGCGGCTTGCTGATCGGGCTCTATGCCGACCGTGTCGGGCGCAAGCCGGCGATGGCGCTAACGCTGTGGCTGATGGGGCTGGGTTCGCTGCTGTTCGTGGTGTCGCCCACCTACGCACAGGCCGGCATGGCGGCGCCGCTGCTGATCATGCTGGCGCGGCTGCTGCAGGGCTTCGCACTGGGCGGCGAAGTCGGCGCCTCGACGGCGCTGCTGATGGAGTACGCCGATGACCATTCACGTGGCTATTACGGCAGCTGGCAGCTGTTCAGCCAGGGCGTCAGCGTGCTGCTGGGCGCGCTGGTCGGGCTGTCGCTGACCAACGGGCTGTCGCCCGACGCCCTGCAAAGCTGGGGGTGGCGCGTGCCGTTCGCCATCGGCATCCTGGTCATCCCACTCGGCCTTTATATTCGCCGCCACCTAGAGGAAACCGCCGAGGCACCGCCCGCCGGCAAGGCGGGCCATGAACGCGCCGGCCTGGTCGAGATCTTCCGCGCCCACGGCCGCGTCGTGGTCGCCGGCGTGCTGGTGACCATCGGTGGCACCTCGGCGACCTATATCGTGCTGCACTACATGACCAGCTACGCGGTGACGATGCTGAAAATTCCGCTCGGGCTCAGCATGGCCGCAGGCTGCGTCGCCGCGCTGGTGCAGGTGGCACTGTCCGCGCAAGCCGGCCGGCTGTCGGACCGCATCGGCCGCAAGCCTGCCATCCTGTGGTCGCGCCTGGCCATGCTGGCGCTGGTCTATCCCGCCTTCATGCTGCTCAACGCGCGGCCGTCGCTGGGGATGCTGCTGGCAGTGGTCGCGGTGCTGGCCCTGCTGCTGGTGCTGAATTCGGTGCCGTCGGTGGTGCTGATCACCGAGCTGTTCCCGCGCCGCATCCGTGCCAGCGGCCTGTCGGTGGTCTATTGCATCGGCGTGCTGATATTCGGCGGCTTTGCCCAGCTGATCGCCACCTGGCTGATCGAGCTGACCGGCAATGCCAGCGCGCCGGCGCTCTATGTGATCGGCTGCGGCCTGATTTCACTGGTCGGACTGGCGATGGTGCCGGAGACCGCAGGCAAGCGGCTGGATTGA
- a CDS encoding methyl-accepting chemotaxis protein, whose amino-acid sequence MQDLGIRIRLGAAFGAMWSLLAIAIAVALPRLHDAADARRLLIALAAASLCVAVAAVWGLARSIEAPLLEAVHIAETVAAGDLSQEFNTERGGEFGRLLGGLGEMEDMLTDLVTRIRTATDSITDASHQIAAGNTDLSQRTEEQAAALQQTASSMGELTAMVQQNTERARAANGMAASASGIAARGGEVVGNVVQTMSAISASSRKVTDIIEVIEGIAFQTNILALNAAVEAARAGEQGRGFAVVAGEVRTLAQRSAAAAREIKQLIDDSVQQVDSGSALVGQAGTTMQEIVQAVASVTGLLGEITAASEQQSAGIAQVNEAVAQMDTVTQQNAALVEQAASASQALAGRATELQQVVGEFRLDAEPA is encoded by the coding sequence ATGCAAGATCTGGGGATTCGCATACGCCTGGGCGCGGCGTTTGGCGCCATGTGGTCGCTGCTGGCGATCGCGATCGCGGTGGCCTTGCCGCGCCTGCACGACGCCGCCGATGCCCGGCGCCTGCTGATCGCGCTGGCCGCGGCAAGCCTGTGCGTGGCGGTGGCCGCGGTATGGGGTCTCGCGCGCAGCATCGAGGCGCCGCTGCTTGAAGCCGTCCACATCGCCGAGACCGTGGCCGCGGGCGACCTCAGCCAGGAGTTCAACACCGAGCGCGGCGGCGAGTTCGGCCGGCTGCTGGGCGGCCTGGGCGAGATGGAAGACATGCTGACCGACCTGGTCACACGCATCCGCACCGCCACCGACTCCATTACCGACGCTTCGCACCAGATTGCCGCCGGCAATACCGACCTGTCGCAACGCACCGAAGAGCAGGCCGCGGCGCTGCAGCAAACCGCGTCGAGCATGGGCGAGCTGACCGCGATGGTGCAGCAGAACACCGAACGCGCCCGCGCCGCCAACGGCATGGCGGCCAGCGCCTCGGGCATCGCGGCGCGCGGCGGCGAAGTGGTGGGCAACGTGGTGCAGACCATGTCGGCGATCAGCGCCAGTTCGCGCAAGGTCACCGACATCATCGAAGTGATCGAAGGCATCGCTTTCCAGACCAATATCCTGGCACTGAACGCCGCGGTCGAAGCCGCGCGCGCCGGCGAACAGGGCCGCGGCTTCGCCGTGGTCGCGGGCGAGGTGCGCACGCTGGCACAGCGCAGCGCCGCCGCGGCGCGCGAGATCAAGCAGTTGATCGATGATTCCGTGCAGCAAGTGGACAGCGGCTCGGCGCTGGTGGGCCAGGCCGGCACAACCATGCAGGAGATCGTCCAGGCGGTGGCCAGCGTCACCGGGCTGCTGGGCGAGATCACCGCGGCCTCGGAACAGCAGAGCGCCGGCATCGCGCAGGTCAACGAAGCGGTGGCGCAGATGGACACCGTGACGCAGCAGAATGCGGCGCTGGTAGAGCAGGCGGCCAGCGCGTCGCAGGCACTGGCGGGGCGGGCGACGGAATTGCAGCAGGTGGTGGGGGAGTTCAGGCTGGATGCCGAGCCGGCGTAA